In the genome of Desulfuromonas sp. DDH964, one region contains:
- a CDS encoding nucleoside deaminase, with amino-acid sequence MTTPHMIITLPAWVELCVAEFPARLPDSEARMRLVLELARQNIAFGGGPFAAAVFDSASGELIAPGVNMVLAAGSSVLHAEIVALMLAQQVVGTFDLGASGRPACELVSSCEPCAMCLGAIPWSGVQRLVCGAGDGDARALGFDEGEKPADWIGGLQRRGIAVERDVLRPTAIALLQAYQAAGGPIYNGRGR; translated from the coding sequence ATGACCACCCCCCACATGATCATCACCCTGCCGGCCTGGGTTGAGCTCTGCGTTGCCGAGTTCCCGGCCCGGCTGCCCGATTCCGAGGCGCGGATGCGCCTGGTGCTGGAACTGGCGCGGCAGAACATTGCCTTCGGTGGCGGCCCCTTTGCCGCGGCGGTCTTCGATTCCGCCAGCGGCGAACTGATCGCGCCGGGGGTGAACATGGTCCTCGCCGCCGGCTCCTCGGTACTGCACGCCGAGATCGTCGCCCTGATGCTGGCCCAGCAGGTGGTGGGTACCTTTGATCTCGGCGCTTCCGGTCGGCCCGCCTGCGAGCTGGTCAGCAGCTGCGAACCCTGCGCCATGTGTCTCGGCGCCATCCCCTGGTCGGGAGTGCAGCGTCTGGTCTGCGGGGCTGGCGACGGCGATGCCCGCGCCCTCGGCTTCGACGAGGGGGAAAAACCGGCTGACTGGATCGGCGGTCTGCAACGGCGCGGCATCGCCGTCGAGCGCGACGTGCTGCGCCCGACCGCTATCGCGCTGTTGCAGGCCTACCAGGCCGCCGGCGGCCCGATCTACAATGGCCGCGGCCGCTAA
- a CDS encoding IS630 family transposase: MPRKSPIPLCSEKDRQTLREWASSRSMEARLVERARIICKLLDGESVSKVAMDLNVRPNTVIEWRNRFSAAGIAGLYDRPRSGKPPKYDQAFQTRVLKALELPPPPGQACWDGPALAKQFGASDDAIWRVLRKHNISLARQRSWCVSTDPEFAPKAADIIGLYLAPPEKALVISVDEKPSIQALERAKGYVCTSSGKVVQGLKSTYKRHGTLNLFAALNVATGAVHTQTTEFKRRVDFLAFMDQVLSELPDSDQREIHVILDNYCIHKRNDEWLAQHPNVMFHFTPTSASWLNQVEIWFGILSRKALKNASFQSIDQLRAAIEAFIEAYQPNAKPFVWRKREVKGSQLRNTIANFCN; this comes from the coding sequence ATGCCGAGAAAATCTCCAATACCCCTGTGCAGCGAAAAGGACCGCCAGACACTCAGGGAATGGGCAAGCAGTCGAAGCATGGAGGCGCGCCTTGTTGAACGTGCCCGGATTATCTGCAAACTCCTTGACGGAGAATCCGTCAGCAAGGTCGCCATGGATCTTAACGTGCGCCCGAACACGGTTATTGAATGGCGGAACCGTTTCTCCGCTGCGGGTATTGCCGGGCTATATGATCGCCCGCGCTCTGGCAAACCGCCGAAATATGACCAGGCGTTTCAAACGCGAGTTCTGAAAGCGTTGGAACTTCCGCCACCGCCCGGCCAGGCATGTTGGGACGGCCCGGCGCTTGCCAAGCAGTTTGGCGCTTCGGATGATGCCATTTGGCGAGTGCTGCGCAAGCACAATATCAGCCTTGCCCGACAACGAAGTTGGTGCGTAAGCACTGATCCAGAGTTCGCACCAAAGGCGGCTGACATTATCGGGCTCTACCTGGCGCCCCCCGAAAAAGCCTTGGTGATCTCAGTCGATGAGAAACCGAGCATCCAGGCGCTTGAGCGCGCCAAGGGGTATGTCTGTACCAGTAGCGGCAAAGTCGTCCAGGGCCTAAAGAGCACCTACAAACGGCATGGAACCCTGAACCTTTTTGCGGCGCTCAACGTAGCGACAGGCGCCGTGCATACGCAGACAACCGAGTTCAAGAGAAGGGTTGATTTCCTAGCCTTCATGGATCAGGTCCTCTCAGAACTTCCGGACAGCGACCAGCGAGAAATTCACGTGATCCTGGACAATTATTGCATTCATAAACGCAACGACGAATGGCTTGCGCAGCACCCAAACGTCATGTTTCACTTTACACCGACTTCTGCAAGTTGGCTCAATCAAGTCGAGATATGGTTCGGCATTCTTTCACGTAAGGCACTGAAGAACGCCAGTTTTCAAAGCATTGACCAGTTGCGTGCGGCCATCGAGGCCTTTATAGAAGCCTATCAGCCCAACGCCAAGCCTTTTGTATGGCGTAAGCGAGAGGTCAAGGGGTCGCAACTGAGAAACACTATCGCTAACTTTTGCAACTAG
- a CDS encoding isochorismatase family protein translates to MSDFMKKMRAGDGLLVVDVQNDFCPGGALPITAGDQVVPVLNRWLAAAAAAAGIPLYASRDFHPASHPSFAPQGGPWPIHCLQDSPGAAFHPGLQLPASTVIVTKGTRFDQDQNSAFDQTGLEQQLRRDGVRRLWVGGLALDVCVLATVLDARRAGFAVKLIRAGCRPVTAAGGEEALKKMQAAGAEVVEG, encoded by the coding sequence ATGAGCGATTTCATGAAGAAGATGCGGGCCGGCGATGGCCTGCTGGTGGTCGACGTGCAGAACGACTTCTGTCCCGGCGGCGCCCTGCCGATTACCGCCGGCGACCAGGTGGTTCCGGTTCTCAACCGCTGGCTGGCTGCCGCCGCGGCGGCGGCGGGGATCCCCCTTTACGCCTCGCGCGATTTTCACCCCGCCAGCCATCCGAGTTTCGCACCCCAGGGTGGACCCTGGCCGATTCACTGCCTGCAGGATTCGCCGGGGGCGGCCTTTCACCCCGGGCTTCAGCTCCCCGCATCGACGGTGATCGTCACCAAGGGGACCCGCTTCGACCAGGATCAGAATTCGGCCTTTGACCAGACCGGTCTTGAGCAGCAGCTGCGCCGTGACGGCGTGCGGCGCCTCTGGGTCGGCGGCCTGGCCCTCGATGTCTGCGTCCTCGCCACGGTTCTCGACGCGCGGCGCGCGGGATTTGCCGTCAAGCTGATCCGTGCTGGCTGCCGGCCGGTGACCGCCGCCGGCGGCGAAGAGGCTCTGAAGAAGATGCAGGCAGCCGGGGCCGAAGTGGTAGAAGGTTGA
- a CDS encoding acyl-[acyl-carrier-protein] thioesterase: protein MTAPAAPNPYCSHYLVHSYEVDAGGRLRPVALLNYLQDIAGNHAAALGFSVTQMQRRQVTWVLSRYHLRIERYPRLGEEVEIRTWPSSRQHLFALRDFEVCDRLGVPLVSATSSWVLIGLESRRPVRLAEHLSDYPLVERRALVDSFPSLPLPAQVDLELPFRVRYGDLDLNGHVNNTVYADWALETVPGEIARHWLPESIEIGFRAEAFYGDRVVVRTQTLEQGERAVFLHQLVSDKDGRELTRLRSRWRPAPGREEKA, encoded by the coding sequence ATGACCGCGCCGGCCGCGCCCAATCCCTATTGCAGCCACTATCTGGTGCACAGCTACGAGGTCGATGCCGGTGGTCGCCTGCGTCCGGTCGCCCTCCTCAACTACCTGCAGGATATCGCCGGCAACCACGCCGCCGCCCTCGGCTTTTCCGTCACCCAGATGCAGCGCCGCCAGGTCACCTGGGTGCTCTCCCGTTACCACCTGCGCATCGAGCGCTATCCCCGCCTCGGGGAAGAGGTCGAAATTCGTACCTGGCCCTCTTCGCGCCAGCACCTCTTTGCCTTGCGCGATTTTGAGGTCTGCGATCGGCTGGGAGTGCCGCTCGTCAGCGCCACCAGCTCCTGGGTTCTGATCGGCCTGGAGAGCCGGCGACCGGTCCGCCTCGCCGAGCACCTCAGCGACTATCCCCTCGTTGAGCGCCGTGCCCTGGTCGACAGCTTTCCCTCTCTGCCGCTGCCGGCGCAGGTCGATCTCGAGCTCCCCTTCCGGGTACGCTACGGCGATCTCGACCTCAACGGCCATGTCAACAACACTGTCTATGCCGACTGGGCGCTGGAGACGGTTCCCGGCGAAATCGCCCGGCACTGGCTCCCCGAGTCGATCGAAATCGGCTTTCGGGCCGAGGCTTTCTACGGCGACCGGGTAGTGGTTCGCACCCAGACCCTGGAGCAGGGGGAACGCGCCGTTTTTCTGCATCAACTGGTGAGCGACAAGGATGGTCGGGAGCTGACGCGACTCCGCTCGCGCTGGCGTCCGGCGCCCGGCAGGGAGGAAAAAGCATGA
- a CDS encoding GGDEF domain-containing protein gives MTVDEQSSPARGSVGLLLRRLAIVAGISALIIIAGSGYGIYHVYSGHIIRSAEEDAEHISRVLIDEQRDLLFTLGADGKEKLFVDPMYQDVLDRRLRRFLHSFQIVKIKVYDAGGVVIFSTEPALIGKIDAENFRLLRALQGRPDSHLENKGSVRDLADEEKLDVDVVETYVPVRVADTVVGAFEVYADVTRYRREITTIVVNSILILGGILLAVFGIAFIFVKKATGRVAEVQQQLHAMATTDALTGAFNRGTILARAREEISRIDRRRKQKDDYDLSFIMLDIDHFKKVNDTYGHLTGDQVLREVVARVQSTVRDYDLFGRYGGEEFLLLPDASFKGAVAAAERVRLAIKERPFVFAGPLLKVTVSLGVATARPGEHDLNLVLQRADQGLYKAKAEGRDRVAWIDPEQSG, from the coding sequence ATGACGGTCGACGAGCAATCATCCCCCGCCCGGGGGAGTGTAGGGCTGCTGTTGCGACGCCTGGCGATTGTCGCCGGCATTTCTGCCCTGATCATTATCGCTGGCAGCGGCTACGGCATTTACCATGTTTATTCCGGCCACATAATCCGCAGTGCCGAGGAGGATGCCGAGCACATCAGCCGGGTGCTGATCGACGAACAGCGCGATCTCCTCTTTACGCTCGGTGCGGACGGCAAGGAGAAGCTCTTTGTTGATCCAATGTACCAGGATGTTCTCGACCGTCGTCTGCGCCGCTTTCTGCACTCCTTCCAGATCGTCAAGATCAAGGTTTACGATGCCGGCGGGGTGGTCATCTTCAGCACCGAGCCGGCCCTCATCGGCAAGATCGATGCCGAAAACTTCAGGTTGTTGCGGGCTTTGCAGGGGCGCCCTGACTCTCACCTCGAAAACAAGGGGTCGGTTCGCGATCTCGCGGACGAGGAGAAACTCGATGTCGACGTGGTCGAGACCTATGTTCCGGTCCGGGTTGCCGATACCGTGGTCGGGGCCTTCGAGGTCTATGCCGACGTCACCCGCTACCGTCGGGAAATCACCACCATCGTTGTCAATTCAATCCTGATTCTGGGGGGAATCCTGCTCGCTGTCTTCGGCATTGCCTTCATCTTTGTCAAAAAGGCTACCGGTCGCGTTGCCGAGGTACAGCAGCAGTTGCATGCCATGGCCACGACGGACGCCCTGACCGGCGCCTTCAACCGCGGCACCATTCTCGCCCGGGCCCGGGAAGAGATTTCGCGGATCGATCGTCGCCGCAAGCAGAAGGACGATTATGACCTCAGTTTCATCATGCTCGACATCGATCACTTCAAGAAAGTCAACGACACCTATGGTCATCTGACCGGGGACCAGGTATTGCGGGAGGTCGTTGCCCGGGTGCAATCCACGGTACGCGACTACGACCTTTTCGGCCGTTACGGCGGGGAGGAATTCCTCCTCCTGCCCGATGCCTCCTTCAAGGGGGCAGTGGCCGCTGCCGAGCGGGTCCGCCTGGCCATCAAAGAGCGCCCCTTCGTCTTCGCGGGACCGCTTTTGAAGGTGACGGTCAGTCTCGGGGTGGCGACCGCACGACCGGGGGAGCACGATCTCAACCTGGTGCTGCAACGGGCTGACCAGGGGCTCTACAAGGCCAAGGCCGAAGGGCGCGACCGGGTTGCCTGGATTGATCCTGAACAGTCTGGCTGA
- the rlmKL gene encoding bifunctional 23S rRNA (guanine(2069)-N(7))-methyltransferase RlmK/23S rRNA (guanine(2445)-N(2))-methyltransferase RlmL: MNHTFFFATAPAGLEQLLAVELAELGASEVRETHGGVAFAGPLAVSYRACLWSRLASRILLPLATFAAADPDALYAAARELPWEEHLAVDGSLAVDAVVNASAITHSRYAALRIKDAIVDRFRDATGARPAVNTVRPDLRINLYLFRDQATLALDLSGESLHRRGYRIEGAAAPLKENLAAALLLRAGWPAIAKGGGALVDPLCGSGTLLLEGALIAADIAPGLGRESFGFLRWPGHQPDAWSELLAEAAERREAGLVKLPPLYGFDADPAALRAAQANAERLGLAGQVNFRRGDLARLRNPAPGGPPGLVITNPPYGERLGEIAQLEGLYATLGERLRSEFAGWKAAIFTGNPELGRALGLRARRSHPFFNGPIKCQLLLCELFATAGTAAVPARELSPGAQMVANRLRKNLKNIGRWARREGISCYRLYDADLPEYAVAVDLYGDLVHVQEYAPPKTVDSHQARVRLREALAAVREVLAVPRERVFLKVRQQQKGSEQYRKLAASGEFHEVREGECRLFVNLRDYLDTGLFLDHRPTRQLLGELALGRDFLNLFAYTGSATVHAAKGGAATTTSVDLSRTYLDWARRNLELNGFKGAAHRLIQSDCREWLAREPGRYGLIFLDPPTFSNSKRMDGTFDVQRDHVDLLLVAASLLTDDGILIFSTNHRQFRLDREALDGLVVEELSRQTIPPDFARNPRIHQCWKIARH; this comes from the coding sequence ATGAACCACACTTTTTTTTTCGCCACCGCCCCCGCCGGGCTGGAACAGCTCCTTGCCGTCGAACTGGCCGAACTCGGCGCCAGTGAGGTTCGCGAGACCCATGGCGGCGTCGCCTTTGCCGGTCCCCTGGCCGTCAGTTACCGCGCCTGCCTCTGGTCGCGCCTGGCGAGCCGCATCCTGCTGCCGCTGGCGACCTTTGCCGCCGCTGACCCCGACGCCCTCTACGCCGCGGCGCGGGAGCTTCCCTGGGAAGAGCACCTCGCCGTCGATGGCAGCCTCGCCGTGGATGCGGTGGTCAACGCCTCGGCCATCACCCATTCCCGCTACGCCGCCCTCCGGATCAAGGATGCGATCGTCGACCGCTTCCGCGACGCCACTGGCGCCCGCCCCGCGGTCAATACCGTCCGTCCCGACCTGCGCATCAATCTCTATCTCTTTCGCGACCAGGCAACCCTCGCTCTCGATCTCTCCGGCGAGAGCCTGCACCGGCGCGGCTACCGCATCGAAGGGGCGGCGGCGCCCCTCAAGGAGAATCTCGCCGCGGCTCTTTTGCTGCGCGCCGGCTGGCCGGCGATCGCCAAGGGCGGCGGGGCGCTGGTCGATCCCCTCTGCGGCTCCGGCACCCTGCTGCTGGAAGGGGCACTCATCGCCGCCGATATCGCGCCCGGGCTGGGCCGGGAATCCTTCGGTTTTCTGCGCTGGCCCGGCCACCAGCCCGACGCCTGGTCCGAGCTGCTCGCCGAAGCCGCGGAGCGGCGCGAAGCCGGCCTGGTTAAACTCCCCCCCCTCTATGGTTTCGATGCCGACCCGGCGGCACTGCGCGCCGCGCAGGCCAACGCCGAGCGTCTCGGCCTGGCCGGGCAGGTCAACTTCCGGCGCGGCGACCTCGCCCGGCTGCGCAACCCCGCGCCTGGCGGCCCGCCGGGCCTGGTGATCACCAATCCTCCCTATGGCGAACGCCTCGGCGAAATCGCCCAGCTCGAAGGGCTCTACGCCACTCTCGGCGAGCGGCTGCGCAGCGAATTTGCCGGCTGGAAGGCGGCAATCTTCACCGGCAATCCGGAGCTCGGCCGGGCCCTCGGGCTGCGCGCCCGCCGCAGTCACCCCTTCTTCAACGGTCCGATCAAGTGCCAGCTGCTGCTCTGCGAGCTCTTTGCCACTGCCGGTACCGCGGCGGTGCCGGCGCGGGAGCTCAGCCCCGGGGCGCAGATGGTCGCCAACCGGCTGCGCAAGAATCTGAAGAATATCGGCCGCTGGGCCCGCCGCGAAGGGATCAGCTGTTATCGCCTCTACGACGCCGACCTCCCCGAATACGCAGTTGCGGTCGACCTCTACGGCGACCTGGTGCATGTCCAGGAGTACGCGCCGCCGAAGACGGTCGATTCCCACCAGGCCAGGGTGCGGCTGCGCGAGGCGCTGGCGGCGGTGCGCGAGGTCCTCGCCGTCCCGAGGGAACGGGTCTTTCTCAAGGTGCGTCAGCAGCAGAAGGGGAGCGAGCAGTACCGCAAGCTTGCCGCCTCCGGCGAATTCCACGAGGTCCGCGAAGGGGAGTGCCGGCTTTTTGTCAACCTGCGCGACTACCTCGACACCGGGCTCTTTCTCGACCACCGCCCGACCCGCCAACTCCTCGGGGAATTGGCTCTCGGGCGCGATTTCCTCAACCTCTTTGCCTACACCGGCAGCGCCACGGTCCACGCCGCCAAAGGGGGAGCTGCCACAACCACCAGCGTCGATCTGTCGCGCACCTACCTCGACTGGGCGCGGCGCAACCTGGAGCTGAACGGCTTCAAGGGGGCGGCGCACCGCCTGATCCAGTCCGACTGCCGCGAGTGGCTGGCGCGGGAGCCGGGGCGCTACGGCCTGATCTTCCTCGATCCGCCGACCTTTTCCAACTCCAAGCGCATGGACGGCACCTTTGACGTCCAGCGCGACCATGTCGACCTGCTGCTGGTCGCGGCCAGTCTCCTCACCGACGACGGCATCCTCATCTTCTCCACCAACCATCGCCAGTTCCGCCTTGACCGGGAGGCGCTCGACGGCCTGGTGGTCGAAGAGCTCAGCCGTCAGACCATCCCCCCCGACTTCGCCCGCAATCCGCGCATCCACCAGTGCTGGAAAATCGCTCGCCATTGA
- a CDS encoding PHP domain-containing protein → MTRLVDLHLHSTCSDGLHPPHEVVRLAAEAGLAAIALCDHDNVDGIDAAMAAGAELGVEVISGVELSTVWEKFSDLHLLGYGFDHHDPELKNTLAEFRDFRARRNERIVEQINARLATEKREAIAFEKVLARAGGSVGRPHIAQELIAAGYVRNTEEAFLRYLVPCNVEKRFFPFSEAIDLVHRAGGVAVLAHPPFVTSDRKVLGELLDTFVTLGLDGVEAWNSGASRHDIEWYITLARRRGLLVTGGSDFHGSEEGAIKIGSGRGQLRIPYACVEEIKAALARRHEADGG, encoded by the coding sequence ATGACCAGACTTGTCGATCTTCATCTCCACTCCACCTGCTCCGACGGTCTCCATCCGCCGCACGAGGTGGTGCGCCTGGCGGCAGAAGCGGGACTGGCCGCCATCGCCCTCTGTGATCACGACAACGTCGATGGCATCGACGCGGCCATGGCCGCCGGTGCGGAGCTGGGCGTCGAGGTGATCTCCGGGGTCGAGCTGTCGACGGTCTGGGAAAAATTCTCCGACCTCCACCTGCTCGGCTATGGCTTCGACCATCACGACCCTGAGCTGAAAAACACCCTCGCCGAATTTCGCGACTTCCGCGCGCGCCGCAACGAACGCATCGTCGAGCAGATCAACGCCCGGTTGGCGACGGAAAAGCGGGAGGCGATCGCCTTCGAGAAGGTCCTCGCCCGTGCCGGCGGCAGTGTCGGCCGTCCCCATATCGCCCAGGAGCTGATCGCGGCTGGCTACGTCAGGAACACCGAGGAGGCGTTTTTACGCTACCTCGTCCCCTGCAATGTCGAGAAGCGCTTCTTCCCCTTCAGCGAAGCGATCGACCTGGTGCACCGCGCCGGCGGCGTGGCGGTCCTCGCCCACCCCCCCTTTGTCACCAGCGACCGCAAGGTCCTCGGCGAACTCCTCGATACCTTCGTCACCCTCGGGCTCGACGGCGTCGAAGCCTGGAACAGCGGCGCCAGCCGCCACGACATCGAGTGGTACATCACCCTCGCCCGCCGACGCGGCCTGCTGGTCACCGGTGGCTCCGATTTTCACGGCAGCGAGGAGGGGGCGATCAAGATCGGCAGCGGCCGCGGGCAGCTGCGCATCCCCTACGCCTGCGTCGAAGAGATCAAGGCAGCGCTGGCGAGGCGCCATGAGGCTGACGGTGGTTGA